The following DNA comes from bacterium.
AGGCGTATACTTCGCAAAACCCTTCGTCGCCAAAGCCGCAGTGATCGCGGCGGTCAACGTCGTCTTGCCATGATCCACGTGACCTATCGTTCCAATGTTCACGTGCGGCTTCGTCCTCTCAAACCGCTGCTTTGCCATATCCATTTCCTCCCAATAAGGTTCTAATTCAAATTACTATTGCATCTTTGCTCGTATCGGGAATAAATTCCCGATACACCAATCATAACTATCTTGCGAGTGAGCGGCCGGTCATCTTCTGAACCACCTGCTCAGCCAAATTGCCCGGAACCTCTTCATAATGCGACGGCTCCATCGTATATGATGCCCTGCCCTGGCTCATAGAGCGCAGAGTGGTTGCATAGCCAAACATCTCAGCCAGCGGAACCTTTGCATCCACCTGCTGTGTCCCACCAGAGCCCACTTCCATATGCGTAATGCTGCCCCGGCGTCCGTTCAGGTCGGATATTACATCTCCGAGATACTCCTCGGGAACCACGACCTCAACACTCATAATAGGCTCTTTGAGTGTGGGCTTACCTTTTTGGACAGCAGACCTGACTGCCAACGATCCGGCTATCTTAAACGCCATATCGGATGAGTCCACTTCATGATATGAACCGCCAACAAGCGTCACCTTTACATCGACAACCTCGAAACCGGCAACTACACCCGACTTTAATGCCTCCACGACGCCCTGCTTGACGGCAGGTATATATTCCTTTGGAACATCGCCGCCGACTACCTTGTTTACAAACTCGAACCCCGCTCCGGCTTCCTGCGGCTCCATCTCGATAATCACATGACCGAACTGGCCGTGACCGCCGCTCTGTTTTACATGTCTGCCCTCGACCTTGACGGGTTTGGTTATAGTCTCTTTATACGAAACCTGCGGTTTGCCATGATTGGCCTCTACCTTGAACTCGCGATAGAGTCTGTCCAGGATAATTTCGAGGTGCAGCTCTCCCATGCCCGAGATGATCGTCTGACCGGTCTCTTCATCGGTGCGCGCTCTGAATGTGGGGTCTTCATTGGCCAGTCTCTGCAGCGCAATCGACATCTTTTCCTGATCACTTTTTGTCTTAGGCTCAATAGCGACTGCTATGACGGGTTCGGGGAACTGAATGGTTTCAAGGAGAATCTTGTGTCCTTCATTGCAAAGAGTGTCGCCTGTGCTGGCGGTATCAAGACCCACTGCAGCAACAATGTCACCGGCATAAACATTCTGGACTTCTTCCCGGTGGTTGGCATGCATGCGAAGAATGCGATTCAAACGCTCCTTCTTGCCCTTGTTTGCATTCCAAACCTGCTTACCGCGCTCCAGCTGACCGCTGTAGACCCTGAAATATGTGAGGTTGCCCACATACGGGTCACTCATGATCTTGAATGCGAGCGCTGCAAACGGTTCATTGTCGGATGCTTCGCGAGTGATTTTCTCACCGGTCTTTGCGTTGACACCCTCTACTGGGGGAACATCAAGCGGTGATGGTAAATAATCAACCACGGCATCCATAAGGGGCTGTACGCCCTTGTTCTTGAATGCGGAACCACACAATACCGGAACCAGCTTATTGCGCACAGTACCAGTGCGAATGCCAGCCTTTATCTCATCGGGGGTGATCTTCTCACCTTCGATATATTTTTCCATCAAGTGGTCGTCGATCTCAGCGACCTTCTCTACCAGATACTCTCTTGCTTCAAGTGCCGCCGAACGAAGATCATCGGGGATAGCTGTCTCTTCAAAATCGACTCCCAGGTCATCATTATAAACCAGAGCCTTGAGACGCACTATGTCGATAACACCCTTGAAACCACTCTCGGCACCAATCGGCAACTGCACAGGAACAGCATTTGCCCCAAGCCTCTCCCGCACCTTTTCGACAACACGCATAAAATCTGCACCAATACGGTCCATCTTGTTGACGAAAATTATACGGGGTACTTTATACTTATTGGCTTGTCGCCAGACTGTTTCAGATTGGGGCTGGACACCGCCTACTGCACAGAAAACTGCAATAACGCCATCCAGAACTCGCATGCTGCGTTCTACTTCAACTGTAAAATCAACATGACCGGGGGTATCAATGATGTTGATGCGGCTGTCTTTCCACATACAGGTGGTGGCCGCGGAGGTTATGGTAATGCCTCGCTCCTGCTCCTGCTCCATCCAGTCCATCGTCGCAGCACCCTCATGAACCTCGCCCATCTGGTGAATGCGACCGGTATAATAGAGCATGCGCTCTGTTACAGTCGTCTTACCAGCGTCGATATGCGCGGCGATTCCTATATTCCGTATTTTTTCTAACGGATAGTCGCGAGACATCTTAATTTCCTTACTCAAAAACTCCCGAGGGAAAGCAGAAAGCATGCTTGATCGTCGGGCTGCGGGTCTTATGACCCCGTCCCCGATTTATCGATCTTTACTTTGCTCTCTATCTTCCGCCCCCTTCCTGCGAAAATTAGTATTGATTATTTTATATTTTATATTATCCAGAGCATTTTGCTCGGTGTTTGCTTGATTATTATATTGATTATCAGCCAACCTCTGCATTCCCAATAATCAATATAAAATATAAATTACTAAATTAGATTACCAGCGATAATGAGCGAAAGCCTTATTGGCCTCGGCCATTTTGTGACCGTCTTCCTTCTTTTTAATGGAAGCACCGGTGTTATTTGCCGCATCCATAATCTCAGCAGCCAGTTTCTCAACCATCGTATGCCCACCGCGCTTGCGGGAATATGTCACAATCCAGCGCAGAGCAAGAGCAACTTTGCGATCTGACCTAACCTCAACAGGAACCTGGTAGGTTGAACCACCAACGCGCCTCGGTTTGACCTCGATCACCGGCATCACGTTCTTCATTGCTTCCTCGAAGACCTCGATGCCTTTGCGGTTCGTCTTCTGCTCGATTATATCCAGAGCGCCGTAGACGATCTTTTCCGCAGCGGACTTCTTGCCGTCCAACAACACTCGGTTCATCAGACGCGTAAGCATCCTGCTTCCATAAACCGGATCAGGCGTTATCTCACGCTTCTTAACGGGACCTTTTCTGGGCATACTGTTTCAATCCTCCACACAAGTCAAAAAGTTTGAAAGTTGGAAAGTCAAAAAGTCCTTGCGCCTTAACCGGCTGACCCTTAACTTTTGACTTGGAACTTTTTGACCTTAAAACTTACTTGGGTCGCTTGGTTCCATATTTTGAACGGCTCTGCTTGCGGTCGGCTGTGCCTGCCGCATCAAGTGTGCCGCGAATGACATGATAGCGCACACCAGGCAGATCCTTTACTCTGCCCCCGCGGATAAGAACCACGGAGTGCTCCTGCAGGTTATGACCGATGCCGGGGATATATGTCGTAACTTCCATCCCATTGGAGAGCCTGACTCTTGCAACCTTTCGTAAAGCTGAGTTAGGTTTCTTAGGCGTTTCGGTTCGCACGATCAGGCATACACCGCGCTTCTGCGGATTGCCTTTTAGTGCGGGCGCCTTCGTCTTCTTCTTGACATTGGCGCGACCTTTCCTTACAAGCTGGCTGATTGTCGGCAAACTGACACTCCTGTTTTAAATGTTAGGAATCAGGGATAAGAGACTTGCCCCACCCTAACTCCGGGCAATAAAAATGCCCTCTTTGACACACATAGAGGGCGTTAGTCCACCTTGGATAGCTTTAATTGTTCCCGCATTAGTACAACGAGAAAGGTGTGCTAATCGCCTCCTAATATGTCGGCAAATGTGCTCGGACGAGGTTGCCCCCGACCCGAACTTGTAAATTATATCTAACTCAAACCGGCGTTGTCAATAGCATAGGTAACATTCAAGCAACATTTTTTTGCTTGTAACACCATCGGCTGACGCCGAAGTGTAATATACCACAAAATCGCGGACATAATCAACAACGTAACTACCGGCCGACAGGTTTTGTCGTCATGTCTGATTTTGCTTCTGACGCAGCTTCATCAGAACCAGCAGTGGGCGCAGCTTCCGCCGGCTGAGCGGGAAGTTTGAATTCCTTCTTGGCCATGTTCGCGCTGTCGCCAAGAGGAGGCTGAGGCTTGCCGTCCAGCTTCAGACTGACGGCATTCGCCTGACCCACCTTTATAAAAATTACCTCTTTGGCAGTCACTGTCTTGATCCCTGCAGGCATCACACCATAGATG
Coding sequences within:
- a CDS encoding GTP-binding protein, with product MAKQRFERTKPHVNIGTIGHVDHGKTTLTAAITAALATKGFAKYTP
- the fusA gene encoding elongation factor G, translated to MSRDYPLEKIRNIGIAAHIDAGKTTVTERMLYYTGRIHQMGEVHEGAATMDWMEQEQERGITITSAATTCMWKDSRINIIDTPGHVDFTVEVERSMRVLDGVIAVFCAVGGVQPQSETVWRQANKYKVPRIIFVNKMDRIGADFMRVVEKVRERLGANAVPVQLPIGAESGFKGVIDIVRLKALVYNDDLGVDFEETAIPDDLRSAALEAREYLVEKVAEIDDHLMEKYIEGEKITPDEIKAGIRTGTVRNKLVPVLCGSAFKNKGVQPLMDAVVDYLPSPLDVPPVEGVNAKTGEKITREASDNEPFAALAFKIMSDPYVGNLTYFRVYSGQLERGKQVWNANKGKKERLNRILRMHANHREEVQNVYAGDIVAAVGLDTASTGDTLCNEGHKILLETIQFPEPVIAVAIEPKTKSDQEKMSIALQRLANEDPTFRARTDEETGQTIISGMGELHLEIILDRLYREFKVEANHGKPQVSYKETITKPVKVEGRHVKQSGGHGQFGHVIIEMEPQEAGAGFEFVNKVVGGDVPKEYIPAVKQGVVEALKSGVVAGFEVVDVKVTLVGGSYHEVDSSDMAFKIAGSLAVRSAVQKGKPTLKEPIMSVEVVVPEEYLGDVISDLNGRRGSITHMEVGSGGTQQVDAKVPLAEMFGYATTLRSMSQGRASYTMEPSHYEEVPGNLAEQVVQKMTGRSLAR
- the rpsG gene encoding 30S ribosomal protein S7; amino-acid sequence: MPRKGPVKKREITPDPVYGSRMLTRLMNRVLLDGKKSAAEKIVYGALDIIEQKTNRKGIEVFEEAMKNVMPVIEVKPRRVGGSTYQVPVEVRSDRKVALALRWIVTYSRKRGGHTMVEKLAAEIMDAANNTGASIKKKEDGHKMAEANKAFAHYRW
- the rpsL gene encoding 30S ribosomal protein S12 gives rise to the protein MPTISQLVRKGRANVKKKTKAPALKGNPQKRGVCLIVRTETPKKPNSALRKVARVRLSNGMEVTTYIPGIGHNLQEHSVVLIRGGRVKDLPGVRYHVIRGTLDAAGTADRKQSRSKYGTKRPK